ACGGTCAAAACCTCGATACAATCAATGTGCTCGCGCAACAATTCCGAAAAGAATTGGAGGGTCTCGAAGGTGTAGCAGATTTGTATGTAGAGCCCATCACGGGCGGAAAATACATTGACATCAAAATCAAAAAAGAAGAAATAGGACGGTATGGCCTCACAGTGGACGAAGTGAACATGTTCATTGAGACGGCATTGGGAGGAATGAATGCGACCACCACCATCGAGGGCCGCCAACGGTTCACCGTCAATGTCAGGTTTGCGCAAGATTATCGCGACAAGCTCATCAAAATCAAGAACTTGCAACTCCAAACCATGGATTTTGGCCCTGTACCACTTTCTGCCGTTGCAGATATTGCAATTACAGAAGGGCCTCCTATGATCAACTCTGAAAATGCCATGTTGCGCGGCACGTTGCTGTTCAACGTGAGAGGCCGCGATATGGGCAGCACTGTGTCAGATGCCAAAAAGCGTTTGGAAAATGCTGTGACCAAGCTTCCCAAGGGCTATTATTTGGAGTGGAGCGGCCAATATGAGAACCAGGTGAGGGCACAAAAACGGTTGATGATGATCATCCCTATGGTGCTCGTGATCATTATCGCAATCCTTTATTTTACATTTCATAGCTTCAGGGAAGTGCTGATTGTGCTTTCCGCTGTACCCGTCGCGCTCGTTGGTGGAGCCTATTCCATGTATTTTTTCGAGGTCAATTTCTCCGTTGCAGTCGCAGTGGGTTTTATCGCATTGTTTGGAGTGGCTGTGGAAACGGGTGTGCTCATGCTCGTTTACCTCAACAATTCACTCTTCATCAAAACCAGCAAACTCAAATCTGAAGGCAAGGCGACCACTAACAAAGACATCGAGGAAGCCATTTATGACGGTGCTGCGCTGCGTTTAAGGCCCAAGTTGATGACGGTATTGGTGGATATCATTGGACTCATGCCCGTCCTTCTCGCAACTGGGACAGGGAGCGATGTGATGAAGCCGATCACGATACCCTTCGTATTTGGGTTGATCACTTCGACGCTGTTTGTATTGATTGTCTTGCCTGTCTTGTATGCAATGGTAAGGGAACGCGAGTTGAAAAAACACGGGAAGATCGTGGTGCAGGAATTTGAAAATGATTGATGATGAAGAATTGAGAATGAAGAATCGAAGGCTAATGTATCGCAGGTTGATTTTGGGAATGATTTGTTTCCTGGTTTTTTCATTGTTTTTGGGTCGGGTGCGGGCACAGGCTTGGTCACTTGACAGTATTTTTTATACAATTGAGACCCAGAATCCAGAGCTGAAAAGGTACGATGCAGTGGTCAAGGCGATGGATGCTTATGCCGAAGGTGCCAAGGCCCTTGATCCGCCGCAGGTGGGTGGCGGGTTTTGGATGACACCCTACAATCCCATGATGTGGAAGCCAGAGGGCAATACAGGATTCCTTGGCATGGGCGCATTCATGATTTCTGCCGAACAAATGATCATGAACCCTGCAAAGCTCAACGCCAATGCCACCTATATGCAAAGCATGTCTGCGGTAGATGCAGAAATGCAAAAGGTGATGCGCAATGAACTTTTTGCTATGGCCAAAATGAGCTACTACGAATGGATGGTCATGAAACGCAAGTTGAAAGTATTGATAGACAGCGAAAACCTACTTTCCTATATGATCCAATCCACCGAACTCCGCTATACGTATGGCATGGACAAATTGAACGCATTTTACAAGGCAAAGGCCATGTTGGGCGACATCCAAAACATGAAAATCATGGCTACGCAGGAGGCCAATCAGAAAAGGATTGAATTGAATACCCTCATGAACCGTGAGAAAGAATTCGTTTTTGACATTGATACCGTGCTTTTAATTCCATCTTATGAAAACGAAAGCTTCGATTCCACAGCGATAGAAGCCAATCGAAGTGATTTTCAAGTCTTGGAAAAGTCGCGGCTTATGTTGCAAGCCCAGCAACGATTTGAGCAATCCAAGGCACTGCCTGATTTTGGGATCAAGTACGATCACATGTTTGCATTTGGTGCGCAGCCGCAACAATTCAGCCTCATGGCGATGGTCACCATCCCGATTGTGCCTTGGTCCTCCAAAATGTACAAAGCCAATGTGAATGGATTGCACTTTGAATTGGATGCCCTCAGAATTCAGCAGCAAGGATTGCTCAACCAAATTGCTGGCCAAGCCGAATCCCTCCAAAGTCAATTGAAAAGCAAAAAACAACAATTGGATTTGACGGAAAAGGCGATCCTACCGGCCATGAAAAGGAATTACGACATTGCCATGCACGCTTATGAGCAAAACACTGAGGAGCTTTTTATGGTGTTGGATGCATGGCAAAACCTCAAGATGGTGCAACTGAACTACCTGGATCAACTCATGGAATTGCTTTCATTGCAGGTAGAATTTGAAAAACAATTGGAGATCAGATGATGAAAGTGCAAGTTCAGTTCCTCGCATTGTTATTGGCCATTGTCGTAGGAATGGGTTTCATTGCTTGTGGAAACAATGGCCAAGAAATAGAAACTGGAGCAGGGCATAAAAGAATATATTCTTGCCCCATGCATCCGCAAATCATGCGGGACAAGCCTGGATTGTGTCCAATTTGCGGTATGACACTCGCGGAAAAGTCCGAACATGGCGGCAGTCACAATGTCGATGGTTTGCCACTCCTGATCAAGCCGACCAATGCGTTCGTCCTCAGCACAGTAAAAACCACGCATCCAAAGCAAATGGACATGCCCATGAAACTCCATACTACAGGCACTGTGGGCTATGACCTCAAGCAAACCAATACTGTTGCAGCTAGAGTGACAGGAAGGATCGACAAGCTTTATATTCGATACCGCTATCAGCCTATAGCAAAGGGTCAAAAACTCGCGGATATCTACAGCAAAGAATTGCTCACAGAGCAGGAAAATTTCATCTACCTGCTTGAAAATGACCCCGAAAACAGATCGATTGTTGCAGCAGCAGAAAAGCGACTCCTTTTGCAGGGACTTGCACACGATCAAGTCGAATCGCTCAAAAAATCCCGTAAGCCGCTTTTGAACATCCCCATCTACAGTCCCTATTCGGGCCATTTGCACGAACTTGCTAACGGTGCGCAATCATCATCGGAAAACATGACTTCCATGAATGCTGCTGAGCCACAAGCACTCACAGTAAGAGAGGGCATGTATTTTGAGAAAGGGCAAACCATCTTCAATATTTACGACACGCAAAAGGTCTGGGTGCTTCTGAATATTTATCCCGCCGATGCTGGAAAAATCAGCGTGGGGCAAAGAATAGCTTTGGAATTTGATGGCATAAAAGCGCCTCCTGTGGAAGTGAATATTGATTTCATTGAACCCGTGTTGCGGGAGGGAAATT
This genomic stretch from Bacteroidota bacterium harbors:
- a CDS encoding efflux RND transporter permease subunit translates to MTNEEREKRIADSSKLIGKAVFNSILVTLVSFSPILFLTGQEHKLFAPLVLTKSFAMIGSAFVAILLVPVLMSILLKGKVRPESKHPVSRFFLWLYKPVILLCLRWKKITILLSILLVGGSVPLVLNLGTEFMPPLDEGSILFMPVTMPDISNSEIKRILQVQDKLLMTVPEVQNVLGKAGRANTATDNAPVSMIETIVLLKPSAEWRKGLTKDSIIAELNAKIQIPGVINGWTQPIINRINMLSTGIRTDVGVKIYGQNLDTINVLAQQFRKELEGLEGVADLYVEPITGGKYIDIKIKKEEIGRYGLTVDEVNMFIETALGGMNATTTIEGRQRFTVNVRFAQDYRDKLIKIKNLQLQTMDFGPVPLSAVADIAITEGPPMINSENAMLRGTLLFNVRGRDMGSTVSDAKKRLENAVTKLPKGYYLEWSGQYENQVRAQKRLMMIIPMVLVIIIAILYFTFHSFREVLIVLSAVPVALVGGAYSMYFFEVNFSVAVAVGFIALFGVAVETGVLMLVYLNNSLFIKTSKLKSEGKATTNKDIEEAIYDGAALRLRPKLMTVLVDIIGLMPVLLATGTGSDVMKPITIPFVFGLITSTLFVLIVLPVLYAMVRERELKKHGKIVVQEFEND
- a CDS encoding TolC family protein; translation: MICFLVFSLFLGRVRAQAWSLDSIFYTIETQNPELKRYDAVVKAMDAYAEGAKALDPPQVGGGFWMTPYNPMMWKPEGNTGFLGMGAFMISAEQMIMNPAKLNANATYMQSMSAVDAEMQKVMRNELFAMAKMSYYEWMVMKRKLKVLIDSENLLSYMIQSTELRYTYGMDKLNAFYKAKAMLGDIQNMKIMATQEANQKRIELNTLMNREKEFVFDIDTVLLIPSYENESFDSTAIEANRSDFQVLEKSRLMLQAQQRFEQSKALPDFGIKYDHMFAFGAQPQQFSLMAMVTIPIVPWSSKMYKANVNGLHFELDALRIQQQGLLNQIAGQAESLQSQLKSKKQQLDLTEKAILPAMKRNYDIAMHAYEQNTEELFMVLDAWQNLKMVQLNYLDQLMELLSLQVEFEKQLEIR
- a CDS encoding efflux RND transporter periplasmic adaptor subunit; this translates as MHPQIMRDKPGLCPICGMTLAEKSEHGGSHNVDGLPLLIKPTNAFVLSTVKTTHPKQMDMPMKLHTTGTVGYDLKQTNTVAARVTGRIDKLYIRYRYQPIAKGQKLADIYSKELLTEQENFIYLLENDPENRSIVAAAEKRLLLQGLAHDQVESLKKSRKPLLNIPIYSPYSGHLHELANGAQSSSENMTSMNAAEPQALTVREGMYFEKGQTIFNIYDTQKVWVLLNIYPADAGKISVGQRIALEFDGIKAPPVEVNIDFIEPVLREGNSTITARVYLDNPGRQIKIGTLVRATIEASIEQGLFVPSTALINLGVQDVVMVKENAIFKAKRVQRGIETDGWIKILVGLTEADEIAENAQLLMDSESFIKLEGGKNE